TCGGCAACCCTGATGGGAATATCGGTGTTTTCGCCATGATGGGCAACGCCTTTTTCGATCTGCACAATCCCGGTCCGGTTACGCCATATGTGGGGGGAGGCGTCGGGTTTGCGACTCTGCATCTTAGTGACACGTTCGGCACCGACGTTACAACCAGCGGACCAGAACGTATCTTCCTTTATCCGGAGGATGACGACATGGTGTTTGCTTACCAGGCTGGAGCGGGGGTGGGCATTGCTCTTAATCGGAGGCTTACCCTGGATATAGGCTACCGCTACTTCGGCACTTCCAGAGCCAGGTTCGGCGATGGTTTTGACACTGCCGACCTGCGATATGAAAGCCACAATGCTGCTGTGGGGCTGAGGGTGAAATTTTAGCCCCAGTATTAATTCTGTCGCGAAATTCAATGGCAATTTGATGCGGCGAGGTTTGGATGTCGGGCTACGTAAAACCTGAGATGATTATATTCCTGATAGTTGTCGCTTCGGGGATATGCGGTGGCTGGATGGCCGCAAACAGGGGCCGCAATTTCATCGGTTGGTGCCTGATATGTGCGCTGCTGCCGGTATTTTTACTGGTGATATATTTTTCCAGGCCGCTGTGCCAGGTCGAAGGGAAATTCAAACTTTGCCCAAAATGCAGGGAGTATATAAGGTGGAATGAGACTGTATGCAGGTACTGCAAGCAGGTCCAACCACCCCCCCCAGAGTAGTCATTCCGCGTCCAGTTCCCACTGGTCCGCATTCAGGTCGTGACGCAGCAGGTAAACCCTGCTGTCGTCGGCCGCCACCTTGAAGTAGTTGGCATCCACGCCATACCAGCGGTCCAGTATCTCCATTACACGAAAAGTCTGTTCCCCAAGCATGAATGAACTCGGCCGCTCGTCGGCCTTATATCCTGAATAGGTCTGGATGGTCACTGGTACCTGCATAGTCTCTCCCGATTTTATGATACTGATCACCCACTAATTTCCTTTAAACCACCTTCTTCTTCTAGTTAACCATAAAATCTCAGGAAAGGAACCATATTAGCCCTGGTAATTTTACGCTCGAATTGTCTTTACCTCCTGCGGTATTTGCCGAAAAGAAATGCATCTCTTTTCATTTACGGGGGAAGATCATGCAGCTGGTAAAATGGGATAATACTCTGACTTTAGGTGTTGAGCCGTTTGACGACCATCACAAGCACCTGGTATGTCTTCTTAATGAGACCTATGACCTGTTCATTGCGGGCGAAAAGCCGTCATCTCTGGAAGAGGTAATCGATGAACTTATCGATTATGCCACCTACCACTTTTCCTCGGAAGAGCTGTGGATGGTCAAATTGAATTATCCAAAACAGGAAGAACACAAGAAACAGCACGAGGAGTTTTCATCTCGGGTGGTGAATTTTCAGCGAGATTTGATACAGAAAGGAAGCACCTCGACACTGGAAGTGCTCAGCTTTCTACAGCGATGGCTTGTGGAGCACATAAAGCACAGTGATGGAGAGTACAGCAGGTTTATCCATAATGGATGACTTTGAGCGGCCGGCCATGGGTGAAGTATTTATTTCTCACCTGTATAGACAGTGGCGATACCCAGTGTCAGGTCGTGGTGCTGGGTATTTTTAAAACCAACTCCGGCCATGGTAGCTTTGAACTGATCCTGGGAGGGGAATTCAATTACAGAGTCGGGCAGGTATTTATAAGCGCTGAATTTCGAGAAGAGCCCGCCTATGACGGGCAGGACCTTGAGAAAATAAAAGTGATAAAGGTGCTTAAACAGTACAAAGCGCGGTGTGGAAAACTCCAGTATCACCACTCTGCCTCCAGGTTTAAGGACACGGTACATTTCCTTGAGCCCCTGGGACCGGTCAACAACATTTCTGATGCCAAAGGCGATGGTAATGGAATCAAAACTGTCATCGGCAAAGGGAATATCTTCGCAAGGAGCAACCTGCATGTTTATGCGTCCTGCGTAGGACGAGGCAGCCACCTTCTGTTTCCCCAACTCAACCATTTCACCGCTGAAATCGATGCCTGTAATGGAAACTGACGACGGCGTCCGGGCTGCTATTTCCAATGCCACATCTCCCGTGCCGGTGGCGACATCGAGTATGCGGCCATTGGGTGCATATTTGATTTTCTTGACGGCAAAGCGGCGCCAGCTTCGGTCTATGCCGAAACTCAGAACCCTGTTGAGAAAGTCATAGCGGGGGGCGATAGTGTCGAACATTTCCTGGATCTTTTCACCCTTTTCCGTGAGTTTAAACATTTTCCCTACCTTTTTAACCACATAAATGATATAAGTCCGGTTGTTTTGTATCCGGCACTTGGGAGACAAAATTTTTAACACAAAGGTGGCATGCATACCAGAAAAATGTTACTCCGGCTCAACCGATAGAGCCGTAGCAAGGCGTCAGGTCCAACCCCTGCCGTAACCGAGGGTTACAGTTGTTTTCCTATTTTCGCCCCCAAGATATCGCGGACATACTGATCATGAGTTTTCTTGTCTACCAGCTGTACAGCTGGTTCAAGAATACCAGAGCACTGCAGGTGGTAATCGGCCTCGGCTTTCTCGGTCTTCTCTATGTGATAACCAAGAACCTGGGGTTGTTCATGACCAGTTGGATACTCCAGGAACTGGGGACGGTTCTCTTCATCCTCCTTATTGTCATCTTCCAGGGCGAAATACGTCAGGCACTTTACCGTTTCAGTCTTTTGAGGAACCTCTTCGATCGCCAGGACAACCCATCCCAAATTGACATTATGGATCTGGCCAATACTGTTTTCTCTCTGGCTCAGGAGAAGACAGGCGCACTGATCGTTTTTCAGCGTAGAGAGAACCTGGATGACTACCTTTTGCATGGTATCCAGTTGGACAGTCTACCCTGCAGCCAGCTCTTGATGAGTATCTTCAGGGATGGAGCTCCGTTGCATGACGGCGCCGTCATCATACGGGAAGGTCGCATTGCCCAGGCTTCCTGTCATTTGCCCCTTTCCTCCAGCACCGACATCCCCCAATATTTCGGCACCAGACATCGCGCCGGGCTAGGCTTGACCGAGCGTTCAGATGCTGCTGTCATAATCGTATCGGAAGAGAGAGGAACGGTTTCCCTTGCTCTCGGCGGTGAGCTATCTCGAATGGATTCCCCGGAAGAGCTGTATGACACGCTCAACACCATTCTTTCTCCTCCCGTTCAGGAAGTAAGTACGACCACCCTACGTCGCAAGCTTTTTGGTAATATTGTGCCAAAGATGGCCATACTGCTCTTTGTTCTTGCATGCTGGCTGTTGATAACGTCACGCCAGGGAGCAATCCTTACTGTCAATGCGCCGGTAAAATTTCATAACCTCCCCAAAGAACTGGCTTTAATAAAAACTACCCCTGAAGAGATTGAGGTGCAGCTGAAGGTCTTTTCCAATCTTATTCCTTCGCCTAAAGAGATGGATATAATTGCCGATGTTGACCTGTCTCGGGCTAAGGAAGGGGTAAACAACATTGCTATCCGCAGTGAAGAGATAAAGCTCCCGCCTGGCGTTATTATTGCCGGACTTAGCCGCTCCACGATCAGGGTGGTTGCAGATAAAAAAATTATCCGTCATATAACGGTGAAAGCCGGCACTGTGTCAAGACTGCCGGGGAAGCTGCGGCTTCGATCCGCAAAGGTGGACCCACCCACTGTTGTTGTTGAGGGTCCTGCCCATGTGGTGAATCAGTTCGATCAGGTGCAGACCGAGGAGATTGATTTGTCTTTAATACGGCAAAGCACAATGCTTGAGAGGAGGGTGCTTTCCCCATCGCCCCAGTTGAGAGTGTTGAGGGATGAACCTGTAAAAGTCCGTGTTTTAACAGGGCGCTGACACCTTGGGGTTGACAAGATCAAAAATTTGTTATATAAAAGGAACAATTTTAATGTGATTGTAGAACAGAAAGGAGGGTAGATGGCTAATTACATTAGGTATATATTAATCTGTGTCATTATTCTTACTTTTCCTTCTTTTGTCTTTGCAGCAAAAACTCACCGGGTAAAAAAGAACGAAACCCTTTTCAGTCTTGCCAAAAAATACCACGTCACAGTTCAAGATATCAAATCCACCAACAATCTGGTTAGCAGTCATATAAAACCGAAACAGGTTCTTGTTATTCCTCCCCGCTCCGTAGAGGCTTCCTCCGCCGAGCGCAGAGAGAGCAAAACCAAGGTCAGCACCTACAAGGTGAAAAAAAGCGAAACCCTTTCGCGTATTGCTAAAAAGACAGGCGTTTCGGTAAGCGAGCTGAAACGTCTGAACAATCTGAGCAAAAGCAAGGTAAGACCTGGAACCGTTCTGGTTCTGCGAGAGCGAGAGACTACGGACGAGGCTCCGGTACAGCGGACCGCCAAAAAGCTCCAGCTACGCCACAGCGACCTGTTCAACGAGAAGGATTACGAACAGAGCCTGGCCGAGCTCACTGAACTTGATCCTGATCAAAAAGTAGATCTGAAAAAAAGTGCCGAACTTAAAGTCGATAATATTCAGGAACTGAAGAAATCTGCCTATGGCTTTCTCGGCACCAGGTATCGTTTCGGTGGCAGCTCAAGGAGCGGTATCGACTGTTCCAGTTTTGTCCAGCAGGTATTTCGCGAGCTGGAAGTGTCCCTTCCAAGAACTGCACGTGAACAGTTCGGCATGGGGGCTGAGGTTGCACCTGGCGATCTGCAGAAGGGGGATCTGATTTTCTTTCGCACCTACGCTTCCTATCCTTCCCATGTTGGCATCTATCTGGGCAACAATAAAATGATCCATGCTTCATCAAAAGATCGCCGTGTCGTGGTTTCTCCCATCAATACCTATTATTACCGTTCCCGCTTCATCGGGGCTAAAAGAATTGTGGAAATAAATCCGGACATTTTCAAATTTGATGACCTTCTTCTTGGTGTAGAAGAAGAAACCATGGATGATGTGATTGCCAATGATTCCTTGGGCCTGACACAGGCAAAATAAAATCGTACCTCCCCGAGGTAAAAAAGATCCGGCCTGTGGCTGGGTCTTTTTTTTATGCAAAACTGCTGATGGAGAAACCTTGACCCAGGTACTTCTTGCATATAAATCAAATAGTGCTGGTGCAAATGATCCATATACCTCCCTGCTGCCTGTAGGTCTTGGATATATCAACGCAGTATTGAACAGCCACGGATATGCTTCCCAAATGGCCAATTTTTCCAAGTTCAGCTGGAAAGAGACGGAATCCATAATTTCCCGAATGCGTCCCCAAGTCCTGGGCATTGCGCAATTTACCCATAACAGATTCGAGTCAGTGAAACTGGCCGCTTTGGCTAAAAAAATCAATCCCGCTACCTTTGTTGTTTTTGGTGGTCCCCATGCCACACATCAATACCGGGAGATACTCGACCGCCATAAGCAAGTGGATGCGGTAGTGCTGGGGGAGGGGGAGGAGAGTTTCCTTGAATTAGTGGCAACTCTTAAGGATGAGACCCCGCGCCTCGCAGAGATAAAAGGTATAGCTTTCCGCACTGCTAATGGCATTATTTCCACTACTGCAAGGCCACCCATTGCCGATCTTGACTCAGTCCCATTTCCGGCAGCATATATGGACAACGCCTTGGGGGTGGATCTGCACCGGCAGCTGGAGTTCATTATCACCTCACGGGGCTGCCCGGCAGCCTGCCTGTTTTGTTCGTCTCCCCTCTTCTGGGGAAAATCATTACGTCTGCGTTCGCCACGCAATATGGTTGATGAAATAACCCTTATCCGTAATCGCTGTGGGTTGATCTATTTTTCCATCCGCGATGATACCTTCACTGCCGACAAGGGCAGAGTCATGGAGTTCTGTCGACTTCTTCGTAAGGAAAAGGTCTTTATTCTCTGGAACTGTCAATCCAGGGTCAGTGCTGTCGACGAAGAGCTGCTTTTTGCAATGAAGCGGGCAGGTTGCGAATGTATCCAGTTCGGAGTCGAATCAGGGTCTCCACGCATTTTAAAGGCGCTGGGCAAAGGGATCAATACCGAACAGGTCAGAAAGGCCTCTGCTTTGGTGAGGAAAGCAGGCATGAACCTGTCCATTTATTTGATTACCGGGGTGAAAAACGAGGTTGATGCCGATACCGATGCCACAATCAAGCTGGTAGAAGCTATTCAAGCCCATGATGGGCAGGTATCGCCATTGGCATACTATCCAGGTACGGGGATTTTCAGCAAAGATGTTAAAGCTGGAGTAATCGGCAGGGAAATATTCAATGAAGATAGACATGAAGCGCTCTATGTGCGAGATGATGCCTTTGTCGGATCTTCAACACAGCGGTTGCTGGAAACGGTCGCCAAGGTCGGAAAGGGAGCCGGATATGGTGAAAGGGATTTTCAGTCCCATAAGAAATTGCTCGGCTATTGCCATGCTACCAACATCATGTCTGGAGAGATGTATGAGGATGAAGGACGATGGCAACTGGCAGAGAGAGAATACCGTGAGATAGCCGAAAGGGAGCCGGAAAACCCATGGGGTTGGCTTCTTCTTGGGGCTCTATATGGAAGATTGGGCGCCCTGGAGAAGGCCTGTAGCAAATACAAACGGGTTCTGACTGTTGTTCCGGCCCATGCCCCGGCTTTCTCAGATCTGGGAGAACTGATGATGCTGATGGGCAAGACTTGGGAGGGTATGGAATATTTTAAAAGAGCTCTTGAGCTAAACCCATATGATCCAAGAGCGAAGCAAGCACTCAAGACCAGATAGAAAAAAATAAGGGCGAAACCCTTGCGGATTTCGCCCTTGCTTCAACAGGATGAGATGTCTGTTACTTTACAATTCTCAGGCCGGGAGCAAAAATGATCTTGTCGAAGGTGCGCTTCAACGTTTTGCTCTGGAAATTTACCATCGGCGGAGAATCCGGGAATTCGACCATGTCGCCAACGCTCACTTTAGTTTGCATAACGGCAACCCAAAGTTTCTGGCCATTCTCTTCAACCTGGGCATAAGTGTAGCCGCCAGAGTCCATTGTCTCAAGTACCTTGCCTTTGTGTCCTGCACCAGCAGGAATTTCCTGAGGTTTCAGGCCGGCATGGGGATCGCCGCCCGGAGTACCAGCCGGTGCCTGCTGTGTGGGGGCGCCACCTTGGGGTGCCTGACCTTGAGGGGCTTCTTCTTTTTTCTTGCAACCGGTTACTGCAAGTGCAGCGATTGCCAGCACGACTACCAATGTCTTCTTCACCGTAATCCTCCTGTTGGGATGTTTATTAAACTGGGGTAAAATAGCATACCTTCATTTTCTTTTACAATAAAAAATTACAGGTAACTCACTTGATTTTTGAGTTTTCTGTGATTTCTATTTTCCGATGATGACCTCGCCGGTATTGGTAAATATCTTTGCCGGCAGTTCGAAAACCCGCCTGAATATGTCAAATACTCCCTTGGCCAGGTACTTCACCGGGATAGCGGAGACCTTGGGATCATCTATTTTACCCTTTGCTTCAAAGTAGGCTGTTACCAGTGTCTTGTCCTTTCCGGTAAGTATCCAACCGACAATGGGGATGCGGCTGACCACCTTGTCCACTGTCTGAAGCGGTTGAACACCGACAGTGGCATCGATTTCTTCCCTGGTCAGGTCGATTTTGCCTACACAGGAAATGTTCATGGCATCGCTATCAAGAAAAAAATCGCTGGTCGAGATTGTGCCGTCCTTGACTGCCAGAGTACCGGCAATACTGTTATATGGCATGCCGCCGGATACCATGTCCGGTAATTGCAGTTTGAGCAACTGGGATACATTGAGTATGGAAAATATTTTTGACAGTGTAGCGAATCTTCGCAGAGAGCCGTCTTCCATGTAGATCTTCAACGATCCAAGAGCTGTCCGCTTGATGTCTGCGCTGGTATTCCCTTTTGCCGAAAGCTCTCCCTGCAGACTAAGGGTTCCTGTGATTTCCTGCTTTTTCATACCGATGGCATGTGTGGCCTTTTCTGCCGAAACCCCATCCAGGTTGAAGCTGACCTGGTAATGGGGAGTGCCGTTTGATCCCGAGTCGAATCGTCCCTTGCCGGAGACATTACCGCCAAAAGCCGAGAAACCCAGTTGCTGCAGATATAATATTTTGTCTTCAAATAGTGCATCGGCTTTGAGGCCTTTAAATTCAAGGTCCCGGTATTTTCCTGAAGCTGCTTTGATTGAAGCCTTCATCTTCAGGTTAGTGGATGACTCACTCTTGCCGGTGGGTTCCAGTTTAGACAACAACAGCAGGTCTTCAATATCCAGATTTGGAGAAGTGATGGCGACATCGATCTTTGGATTATCTATTTCCTTGACCATTCCCCTAACAGACAGGGATGTTTTCTTGATCTGGGTGGAAAGTTCCTTTATCTGCAGGTCTTTGTCTTTCAAAGAAATGGAAGCATGAAGTTTTTCAGCCAGCAGGGCTTTACCGGCTAGGTTATATCCCAAATCGGACAGATCCAGTGAAGGGGATGAGAAAGTCATGCTCAGAGTGGGATTTTTGAAGCCGGATAAGGACCCTTTACCGGAGATGGTCGAACTGCCCATCTTGACCGATAGCTGGGATGTTTCCAACTGATCGCCTTTGAAGTGGATAACGCCGGACATGTTGCTCAGCATCTTAACCGGTTCTGGAGGCTTTACGGCAAAGCCGGAGAAGTGGATATCTCCTCCCCAGCGGAACTTGGCCAGATCGTTGCCTGGTCCTTTGCCGTGGACGGATGCCTTAAGCTTGCCTGTCGGACTGTACTGTCTGATGAAAGGGAGCATTGGCGTTATGTCCCCTGCTGAAAACATATTCGTCTGAAGGCCCAGGTTCAGGTTGTCCTGGCCCTTATAACTGTAACCGGCGCTGGCGGTAAGATGCAGAGGGCCAAGGTCGTAAGCCAGGTATGAAAGTATCGCTTCTTCCTTGTTGAGGCTTCCTCTGAAGGCTACTCTGTTGGCGCGTTTGGCCGGTTTATTGATGTAATTCCTGTAACTGTATGCAGTGTCAATAAGATTCCAGTCGCCGGAAAGATTATAACCGCTGGTGAATCCATTGCCTGCCAGGTTCAGCTCCGAATTTCCCGTAAAAGACAGGTACTTTTCGCGCCCCTGACCAAGAAGCCAGGCCACCTCCGCTTGGCGTGGGGTCATTTTCATGGTGAAAGGATAGGAGGATGGGGTCGTCAGGGGATAGTCGGCAATTTTGCCATCGAGGGTGAAAGGGGATGTGCCGAAGTTCCCCGACATGCGGATCAGGTTGAAATCCTTACCTCTCATTTCCAGGTCACCTTTGACCCTGTTGAATGTTGGAACCTGTGGGCCGAAGGAAACGATACCTTTATCAACCGTTCCTTTGATAAAGAGCACGTTATAGTTTTGCCCCAGTTCCATGTGCAGAATCTGGCTTATTCTCCCGTCAAGCCTGCCTTCATTAAGTTGGTAAGTACCACCCTTGATATGTTTTTCGATGAAGTCTGCTGTGTCGTCAACTATTATTCCATAGGGTATGTAACCGGCGAATTCCTCCAGCCTGAAAGTGGAAGTGACTGCCTGGGCAACAATGCGTGGATCTTTACTGTGCAGGTCCAGAATTGAGCAGCTTCCTTCGACATTGAGTTTGTCGACGGTCAGATTGATGGACTTGACGGCGATGTCACGGTCAGTCAGCTCCATGGCGTAGCGAAAATGTGTGTTCCTTGGGGTCAGAACGGCATGAAATACCTGCGGGTAATCGAATCGCAAGGACGAAACCCTGACTTCTCCCTTTGAGGTGAAGGCCTCGAATTTACCTTTGACGTTCAAATCCGTATCGAAGCGACCCATAACTTTCTTGAATGGAACATGGGCCATGTAATAAGGCCAAAATTGGGAAACATCAAAGTTGTCCGTCTTGATGTGCAAGTCAGCAATTGACTCCTTCAGTGGTCTGTCCCTGCGTGCAATCCTTACAGTACCGGAGACTGACAATTTGTTAGGCGCAGCTCCGCCTATGGATGCAGCCAGTTTGATCCGGCACTTTTTGCCCCTGGTCATATTGCCGAGATGCAGGTCGAGATCTTTTAGTCTGGTGGTCAATCCCGATGGCACTACCGACCGATCATCGAAATTGATTGTGCCTTTGTCCACCTTTATCTCTTTCAGGTGTACGGAAACCGATGAGTCTGTCTTTTCCAGGAGATCGTCAAAATTGAAGACACCTTTGTCATCCCTGCTTAAATTAATTTTTGGATGAGAGAGGATAATCTCATGGAGTGATACTCTTTTCTCCAGCAGAGGCAGCAGGTCAACCTTGAAGGTGATTTTCTCAGCGCTGACAAAATCGTTTGAGCCGTCCTTTTCTTTGACAATTACATTGGTGAAGGTAAACGATGGGCCGAATTTAAAAGCAAACAGACCTTTTTCGTAAGTGACTTGCCTTTTAAGCATTCTCTGGGTTTCAGCCAGAATCTGCTCTTTATAGGTGTCCAGATGGAGGAGTTTATCCAGAAGGAATGAAAGACCGCCTCCTGCTAGAACAATGGCCAGCAGAAAGGAGAAGACGATGATAATATATTTGTTTTTTGGAGTCATATGTAAATCCATGCCGGACGGAATTTAAGGTATTCACGCAGTTGCCTTGTCCGCCGGATTATACTCTTCCGGCTACTCAGGTGCAAGTTTGTCTGTCACCTGTCAAATAACCTCAAGCAGAATATTACCCTCTGCACGGGCGGTTCAAGTGTCTTGGCTGGATTTTAAACCAGGTGAATGTGGCCCTGGCCTTATACCCAGGCGCCGCTGATCGGCAGTTCGATGGTGAAAATGGTGCCTTTGGGCTGATTGTCCTTGGTCCTGATAAAGCCGTGGTGATCGGAGATGATGGTATTGACAATGGCCAGTCCCAGACCGGTTCCGGCTTTCTTTGTGGAAAAGTAGGGCTCGAAGAGCCTGGCGCGATCCTCGGGGAGGATGCCATGGCCAGTATCGGCCACGGTGAAGGTAACCATTTTCAACTCCCTGTTGTAGGTGCTTTCGATGATTATGGCGCCGTTACCGTCTATGGCAGCCACTGCATTATCCAAAAGATTAATCAGCACCCGCTTGATCTGGTCCCGATCCAACTGGATCATTGGAATGTTTTCATCGGTCCTCAGTGAAAAGGTGATATTGCGATGGGCTTCCTGATACAGTGTTATCGCTTCATGCAGAATCTCGTTCAGGTTGTTGGGTGAAGGCTGTGCAGCAGGCATGCGGGCAAAGTTGGAAAATTCATCGACCAGCGTCTTCAGCTCGTCCACAGATTTGATGATCATATCGGTGCATTCATCGAAAACCTTCTCTTCCCCCTCGAACTTTGATAGGTAACGCTTTCTCAGCCTTTGTGCCGATAGCTTTATGGGGGTC
This region of Geotalea daltonii FRC-32 genomic DNA includes:
- a CDS encoding outer membrane protein; translation: MKKVLSLITVMFFLLLPALSWSASVRPGAYVSGFIGVSVPRDASVNSSQFASDGSMLNATDEVEFDPGINIGGTGGYDFGFLRLEGELSFKYSEINRITDTADGFRFGNPDGNIGVFAMMGNAFFDLHNPGPVTPYVGGGVGFATLHLSDTFGTDVTTSGPERIFLYPEDDDMVFAYQAGAGVGIALNRRLTLDIGYRYFGTSRARFGDGFDTADLRYESHNAAVGLRVKF
- a CDS encoding bacteriohemerythrin, coding for MQLVKWDNTLTLGVEPFDDHHKHLVCLLNETYDLFIAGEKPSSLEEVIDELIDYATYHFSSEELWMVKLNYPKQEEHKKQHEEFSSRVVNFQRDLIQKGSTSTLEVLSFLQRWLVEHIKHSDGEYSRFIHNG
- the ubiE gene encoding bifunctional demethylmenaquinone methyltransferase/2-methoxy-6-polyprenyl-1,4-benzoquinol methylase UbiE, whose amino-acid sequence is MFKLTEKGEKIQEMFDTIAPRYDFLNRVLSFGIDRSWRRFAVKKIKYAPNGRILDVATGTGDVALEIAARTPSSVSITGIDFSGEMVELGKQKVAASSYAGRINMQVAPCEDIPFADDSFDSITIAFGIRNVVDRSQGLKEMYRVLKPGGRVVILEFSTPRFVLFKHLYHFYFLKVLPVIGGLFSKFSAYKYLPDSVIEFPSQDQFKATMAGVGFKNTQHHDLTLGIATVYTGEK
- the cdaA gene encoding diadenylate cyclase CdaA, whose protein sequence is MFSYFRPQDIADILIMSFLVYQLYSWFKNTRALQVVIGLGFLGLLYVITKNLGLFMTSWILQELGTVLFILLIVIFQGEIRQALYRFSLLRNLFDRQDNPSQIDIMDLANTVFSLAQEKTGALIVFQRRENLDDYLLHGIQLDSLPCSQLLMSIFRDGAPLHDGAVIIREGRIAQASCHLPLSSSTDIPQYFGTRHRAGLGLTERSDAAVIIVSEERGTVSLALGGELSRMDSPEELYDTLNTILSPPVQEVSTTTLRRKLFGNIVPKMAILLFVLACWLLITSRQGAILTVNAPVKFHNLPKELALIKTTPEEIEVQLKVFSNLIPSPKEMDIIADVDLSRAKEGVNNIAIRSEEIKLPPGVIIAGLSRSTIRVVADKKIIRHITVKAGTVSRLPGKLRLRSAKVDPPTVVVEGPAHVVNQFDQVQTEEIDLSLIRQSTMLERRVLSPSPQLRVLRDEPVKVRVLTGR
- a CDS encoding C40 family peptidase — translated: MANYIRYILICVIILTFPSFVFAAKTHRVKKNETLFSLAKKYHVTVQDIKSTNNLVSSHIKPKQVLVIPPRSVEASSAERRESKTKVSTYKVKKSETLSRIAKKTGVSVSELKRLNNLSKSKVRPGTVLVLRERETTDEAPVQRTAKKLQLRHSDLFNEKDYEQSLAELTELDPDQKVDLKKSAELKVDNIQELKKSAYGFLGTRYRFGGSSRSGIDCSSFVQQVFRELEVSLPRTAREQFGMGAEVAPGDLQKGDLIFFRTYASYPSHVGIYLGNNKMIHASSKDRRVVVSPINTYYYRSRFIGAKRIVEINPDIFKFDDLLLGVEEETMDDVIANDSLGLTQAK
- a CDS encoding B12-binding domain-containing radical SAM protein produces the protein MTQVLLAYKSNSAGANDPYTSLLPVGLGYINAVLNSHGYASQMANFSKFSWKETESIISRMRPQVLGIAQFTHNRFESVKLAALAKKINPATFVVFGGPHATHQYREILDRHKQVDAVVLGEGEESFLELVATLKDETPRLAEIKGIAFRTANGIISTTARPPIADLDSVPFPAAYMDNALGVDLHRQLEFIITSRGCPAACLFCSSPLFWGKSLRLRSPRNMVDEITLIRNRCGLIYFSIRDDTFTADKGRVMEFCRLLRKEKVFILWNCQSRVSAVDEELLFAMKRAGCECIQFGVESGSPRILKALGKGINTEQVRKASALVRKAGMNLSIYLITGVKNEVDADTDATIKLVEAIQAHDGQVSPLAYYPGTGIFSKDVKAGVIGREIFNEDRHEALYVRDDAFVGSSTQRLLETVAKVGKGAGYGERDFQSHKKLLGYCHATNIMSGEMYEDEGRWQLAEREYREIAEREPENPWGWLLLGALYGRLGALEKACSKYKRVLTVVPAHAPAFSDLGELMMLMGKTWEGMEYFKRALELNPYDPRAKQALKTR
- a CDS encoding YhdP family protein — protein: MTPKNKYIIIVFSFLLAIVLAGGGLSFLLDKLLHLDTYKEQILAETQRMLKRQVTYEKGLFAFKFGPSFTFTNVIVKEKDGSNDFVSAEKITFKVDLLPLLEKRVSLHEIILSHPKINLSRDDKGVFNFDDLLEKTDSSVSVHLKEIKVDKGTINFDDRSVVPSGLTTRLKDLDLHLGNMTRGKKCRIKLAASIGGAAPNKLSVSGTVRIARRDRPLKESIADLHIKTDNFDVSQFWPYYMAHVPFKKVMGRFDTDLNVKGKFEAFTSKGEVRVSSLRFDYPQVFHAVLTPRNTHFRYAMELTDRDIAVKSINLTVDKLNVEGSCSILDLHSKDPRIVAQAVTSTFRLEEFAGYIPYGIIVDDTADFIEKHIKGGTYQLNEGRLDGRISQILHMELGQNYNVLFIKGTVDKGIVSFGPQVPTFNRVKGDLEMRGKDFNLIRMSGNFGTSPFTLDGKIADYPLTTPSSYPFTMKMTPRQAEVAWLLGQGREKYLSFTGNSELNLAGNGFTSGYNLSGDWNLIDTAYSYRNYINKPAKRANRVAFRGSLNKEEAILSYLAYDLGPLHLTASAGYSYKGQDNLNLGLQTNMFSAGDITPMLPFIRQYSPTGKLKASVHGKGPGNDLAKFRWGGDIHFSGFAVKPPEPVKMLSNMSGVIHFKGDQLETSQLSVKMGSSTISGKGSLSGFKNPTLSMTFSSPSLDLSDLGYNLAGKALLAEKLHASISLKDKDLQIKELSTQIKKTSLSVRGMVKEIDNPKIDVAITSPNLDIEDLLLLSKLEPTGKSESSTNLKMKASIKAASGKYRDLEFKGLKADALFEDKILYLQQLGFSAFGGNVSGKGRFDSGSNGTPHYQVSFNLDGVSAEKATHAIGMKKQEITGTLSLQGELSAKGNTSADIKRTALGSLKIYMEDGSLRRFATLSKIFSILNVSQLLKLQLPDMVSGGMPYNSIAGTLAVKDGTISTSDFFLDSDAMNISCVGKIDLTREEIDATVGVQPLQTVDKVVSRIPIVGWILTGKDKTLVTAYFEAKGKIDDPKVSAIPVKYLAKGVFDIFRRVFELPAKIFTNTGEVIIGK